The Lineus longissimus chromosome 8, tnLinLong1.2, whole genome shotgun sequence region CCTAGAAACGACGGATTGAATGAAAACatttgaatgaatacaatacattTGTATATTGCGTGTACAGTCTCCTTCTCCGCCGTCTCCAAACACGTTTCCCTCATCCCGAATTCGAAGCGCGATGGCGAGTTCTCTTGCAATAAATAAGACAACATTTTTTAGGTAGGCTTTCTTCCAAAGATGTTAGAGAAAAAAAGATTCTTGTTTAGCATCATATCACGGCCCTCGCCCAAATAAAACAAATGAACTTTACCGTTCTGGATACATTCTGCCCTGCCCCTCATCACAGCTCTCATCTCGGCGACCTTTCTGGGGTCTGATTGGATGCCCTGAATCCACGTGTCTCCTATCTCGTTCCTGATCGTTGGCAGCTTAATATTTGCTGACATGACAGCTGCAGTGAAGTCTTCCAGGGACGAGGCGCCAAGTTTAGCGTTTGGGAATTGCCGGCGAAGAATTTCATAGTATCCGAAGATTTCCTGAAACGAGAAAAAACCGCTGCCTTGATTTTTTGAAAGTCTGATGAACGAAAGAACGCCCCGACTTGTTAGGAGCTGTGAGGTGGATATTAGGAGGAGGATTGATAACGACGAGGGGAAGTTGGCGACGACGATGTTTAAATATTTCACGGCCAGTCATATAACCTTGAAAATCATTTGCAGAGTGCAGTTTGGCCACTTTACAACAATGTCCCTGTAAGAGTAAAGTTGCCTTCTCACCTCCATTGACTGTGGTGGGCCCTGGTTATCAGATCTGAAGGCGAAGCACATGGCCTCATCAAATCCATCCACTGTCACGCAGTCCTTTGCCGAGAGACCGCCCGGAGACTTGGGGTTTCGTCCTGGGTTGTTTGGATAGCCACCTGGAAAAGGGGAAAGGTTAAGGTGAAGGTCATGGCGTGCAATGTGAGGAAACGCGAGTTAGCGCAAACGCATTGCAAGTGTAGTTTCTTGAACGTAAAGCCGTACGGGCGATGTGTATACCTGTATGTACTTGTCATTATCATGTTTCTGTTGTTCAATATCACTTTTATGTACTTTTGTGAAGTATAAGTTTCTTAGATTTAACATTAGAACGAATATCCAATGTATCGATTTAAAAGTTTATTTTCTTCAAGTCGGCGATTTTACTCACCCGGGTGCCACATGGCGAGAACACTCTGCCCATTGTATTCCCAGTTAAATATCCTGGGGACTGCAGGTGGTGACGTGGCAGCATTGACGCCAACAGTGATAGCAGCAATGCCTTGCTTGACGAGGACCGGTATCACTGCCTGGGTCATTCCTGAAAAGTAGTAAAATTTGTGAATTGTGTGCTTTCTATCTTtttcctcctccttctccaaatATTGCTGAGCCTTCATTCATTACATTGTAAGCTTACGTCGGTGACAcaagtggcacgtttcttgtGTGCGGTACACTGCCTCAATGCACAATAAAGTGCAGCGTAATatcccctccttctccatacatatTCTCTTCCTTTCGCTCAACTGCCGTCTCGGGTACCTACGTAACGAATGGAAGTCGAAATTTTGTCACAAACTAACTCCGCTTGACTCCACTTAACATCATGATAATGTATCATACCCCTGGCAAGTTTTAGTTCCCTACTTAGAATCATCGCCCGCACTTGGAATTACCCGCCCCCTGAAAGAATGTATACACACCTGGTACATCTCTCTGACTGAGTGTCCTGTATTTCCTGGTGATGTTAAACCTCGCATCGAGACTAAGAGTGAGGTTGAAGGCGTGGGCAAGGAGCGCTCCGTCTAGGAACTCATACTGCATGTTCATTGGTCCAGCATGCCACGTGATGAAACCAAGCTTGACCGCCTGCGTGAATACCTCAATATCTTCAGCAGATGGGCACTGTAATGAAATTTTTTAGGAGAAACGGATGTGTTAGTTCCATGCTGGTACAAAATGTGAGAACACTTCTCTACATCTGCAGCAAATGTTGCTAAGATTAATCTTATTCTTGGTAATTTCTTACTGTGGCAAATCATAATCATGGGGAAGCTTTTACTTATAAATTGCTTGCACGATTAATTCTGCACTAAGTTGTTGACCATATGCATGACCGAGgttgtgatggtctatggtactTTCAAGTAATTCATACAACACAAGGATCGGTAACACCAAACACCGTGCAATCCCTGGGGACTATCATTTCTGATCTGTAACACCGGTTTGTGCCTGTCTCGAATCACATTATCGACGTGGATTTGATATGTATTGACAATCAAAGCGGATTAACAAAACGGTCATACCCTAGTGTGACCTCCCTATTATCTCAATTTAAAAGATACGAACTAAAGAAAGTGGCCCATGTCGAtaacaaaatgttattttggtCGCCGTTCTATCAAATATAATTCAAAATCTTATGGATAAATACAAGCATAGATATGCTTTTTGATCGGTGCCAGGTGGCTTAATAACCTGGGAGATGAGCTATTTTAACCACGTTTCCCTTTATGTAAAAAATCCTCACCACCCAGTGTCAACTTTCAAACCCAGTTATAAAGATATACCTTCACTTTATCACCAGGGAGGAGATGGATGTGCTTCGGACAGTCCAGGTACATGCTGACCAGCCACGGGTGGGTCGTGTAGCGGAAGGTCTCGACGTAATCCCCCTCAGCAAGCTCTGCAGCACGCTGGACAGCCTGCGTGAAGTACTGAGTGAAGTAGAGGTTGATGACATTGTCGATGTAGTCGGTGAAACCTGCATCTGATGAAAAGTCAAAACGAGTTTAAGTCCCGGCCATCGATTATGTTGACGTTGTTCATGTTCCAATGCGTAAGAAGGAGCGAATATTTGACAAAACTATTTGGCATGGAAGGAGATTTTTTATCGACTTGTTCTCCTTGCCATATTTGCCACATTATGGCCAAGTCATAATAGATACATGCCCCCCGGCCCCCCACATACGCACACACAACACACCGCCCCAACGCCAGCCCCATTTTACTAAGAGCTCTTACCTAGATGATTCATAAATATGATGTGGACTTTCTTGACGTGAAGATTGATCTGTTCTTCCTCGTCGCTGTCATATTTGTTCTGCAAAGCCAAATGCCATGCAGTGTTATACAGTGAATGACATTGTAAAAGCGGCCTGGGTTCCCTCCGTCATGCAGTGTTATACAGTGACTGACAGTGTAAAAGCCGCCTGGGTACCCTCCGTCATGCAGTGTTATACAGTGACTGACAGTGTAAAAGCCGCCTGGGTACCCTCCGTCATGCAGTGTTATACAGTGACTGACAGTGTAAAAGCCGCCTGGGTACCCTCCGTCATGCAGTGTTATACAGTGACTGACAGTGTAAAAGCCGCCTGGGTACCCTCCGTCATGCAGTGTTATACAGTGACTGACAGTGTAAAAGCCGCCTGGGTACCCTCCGTCATGCAGTGTTATACAGTGACTGTCAGTGTAAAAGCCGCCTGGGTACCCTCCGTCATGCAGTGTTATACAGTGACTGTCAGTGTAAAAGCCGCCTGGGTACCCTCCGTCATGCAGTGTTATACAGTGACTGACTGTGTAAAAGCCACCTGCGCACCCTCCGTCATGCAGTGTTATACAGTGACTGACAGTGTAAAAGCCGCCTGGGTACCCTCCGTCATGCAGTGTTATACAGTGACTGACAGTGTAAAAGCGGCTGCCTTGGTCTCAGTCATGCAGTGTTATACAGTGACTGTCAGTGTAAAAGCCGCCTGGGTACCCTCCGTCATGCAGTGTTATACAGTGACTGTCAGTGTAAACGCCGCCTGGGTACCCTCCGTCATGCAGTGTTATACAGTGACTGACAGTGTAAAAGCGACCGCCTTGGTCTCAGTCATGCAGTACCCGGTTTGATATACCTTGGCTGACAGTGTAAAAGCCGCCTGGCCATGGGTCACCGTCATGCAGTATTTTATACAGTGACTGACAGTGTAAAAGCCGCCTGAGTCTCCGTAATGCAGTGTCATACAGTGACTGACGGTGCCAAAAGCCGCCTGGGTCTCCGTCATGTAATATTATACAGTGACTGGCAGTGCAAAGGTCGCCTGAGTTTTTGGTCCCAGAACGAGGTGGCATTTTGACGGCAGGTATTACGCATTGCCTCTCGTTAAAAATGCAATGTAACAGTTTGAATGttattacttcaaagtaatgagtttttgcttGAAACAATATCAGAAAACCATTTACTCTACACGACAACCAAAGAGGGAAAAAACACGCTTATTGTTTTCGTTCCCGGATCAAGACCTGAAACTCACTAATGATCATAAAACCTTTATGAATACACTTTTACCTGTTTTAAACTTGCGGTAAAAACACCAGAACTTGACAGTACTATCAGGAAAAGGACCAAGGCTTGACTATATAACGCCATTGATGTTTATGATATACATGGAGAAGTCCGATTTACCAAGATAGGGCGTCTGATATACTTAAAGCCTTCAATCTGATAATGAAGAATTGGCACGAACTTCCGGCGCTCCCGGGCAAATATTGATTCACGATCTACACGCTAGATGGCGAATCGTCTCCATTCCATGTTCCCTGACGCCAATCGAACGTTTGAGACGAGACCACCATTGGATATGTATTGGTGGTGATACAGTAAAGACAACATCGTAATGTTTTTATTGGTATCTTTACTGTCGAATAGGCTTATATACAGAAATGCTGCCCTTGACATGCGCATGCCCTTTAAACCGTGGCAGAGATCGGATTTAAAGAGATGAGCGTCACAATATCATAAAATGTAGAAATACTATGAATAAAAAATGTTTAGAAAACCTGTTATACGCATAAATTaacataaatatatatacatgtatatctgaagTACATTCTGTTTGTTATTAATATCCATGAAGTCAAATATGGAGAATTTCTCATTTCCTGGGGTGGCAAGTTCACTTTACATTGGACTAACGAGGGCAGAGTTATTCAAAACTTGTTATCACTAATACCTTTCGTACCTTCGCGTTATACGGCACCTTTCAATTAAAGTCAGTAATAGCCCCGCCATCGTTTAGTGATAACTACTTTACATCTTGAATAAATAACACTACACCATAAAAAAGTATCTTCTCCCCTTCAAATGTGGTACTATGATAACTCGATGAAGACCTAAGCTGTTGGTGTTAGCTCCAGGTGACCGCTTAGCAAAGTGTAATGGGCAAAGGTGGCCAAAGGTGGTGGTAGAACGGCCATTATACTCCATTTTCCTTCTTTGCAGCTACATTACGTTACACGATTTTTCTTTCTTGTTACATTATCTTGAATTGATGCTTTCCGCCATAATGTGTATATATATAGATATTTCCGAGAGATTAATTCAGCTAAATTCTGACCAAAAAATCGTTGCCCTCAAGTTTTTGACCTCGCTCACTACTAGACAGTTTGAGGAGTAAAGCTGACGACGTGGCGCTAACCAAAATAGGCCTTCTGATTCGTGTATTTTTAATTACTACAGCGGTGATGCAGAATGAGTTTCAGATTGGATAATAACACCGGAAGTCTCACGACATTCTACTTCCGAAAATACCCGACTTGGCAGGTCCAAATTTTCAGTTGCCTACCATTCATAATTCACTTCCCCATAGTTCGCCTCCATTCCCGATTCGTCTACCATGTCAGCCGAGGCCGGAGGGTCAAAGCTCAACATACTGATATACTTCGGTTCAACGTTGGCCACATCAGGGCAGTCACGCATGTGCGGGTTGTCAAGTCCTGATTGTATGCTGTCTCCTCGGGCCATCCTGGTCATTGTTGATGCATTCGGGCCACTTGGAGATCTTGCAGGACATGCTGTCTTCCCCTGACGACACCTGACCAGCAAGACAACCATCACAATTATACCAACAATGAACACAACTCCTCCAACTGTACAGCCAACGATTAGACCAAGGGGAGCTGTAAAAGAGAATAAAAAGACTCGGAACACAATACCAAACAGAATGAGAGATGTTTTACCCTGATGTAGTCgaaggaagaagaaaatgtcatgTTCATGCTCTGGTTTGAGCCTAAacttaaatgtacatgtaaggtcaagtggtacaattatagccatgGTTCATTTAAGCCATAGGGTGTAGAAAACATGCGGCAGTACACACGAATGCACACAGGCTATAACTGTAccgggctataattgtaccatcaCACCTTACAATGTACTAGCCTAAACAAGATTATCAAACAGTGTTGAAGAAAATATAGAGTTTACGAGTTCCTCACAAACGAACTTGCAATAAAATTAAAATAAGGGAAACTATATAAAATTCTTCTTTACCTTGTGTGGTATTTGTGCTCGGTGTTGTCGCTGTTGTCGCTGTTGGGCAGCTTGAACTTGATTCCGGTTCGTAAGGATCAGGCATACACTCTATGCCCCAGTAGCAAACATGTTGAGGGGCGCAGTACGGCTTGTCCAGGAGCCCACCTGTCTTGTCTCTCTTACACCAGCTGCAGCCCATTCGACTCATGCAGGTCCTGTGCAGAGAAAAAACCTTGTATCGTTCAAAACTAACACTGAACTACGTTAGAGTTACAGTAATTCTTTCATTTGCATTCTTTGATCAACAGGTCAAAACCATGTACGGACAAGGAGGTATTTAGAGTTCCTTAACTTCTTTGAGTCTGTAACTCTAGAAATCTCCCATTTTGCTTGATTTTATTTTTCCACATCCATCTTGGAGTGCGTCCAAGGGCAGTAGTGTATCACTGATAGTTTTGTTGTCATTAAGATACAGAGAGCTAGTTGGGATAAGAATTAAGTCTTAAACCCTCTTCCTTTTATCCTCCCTCTTGACGGCCGTGTAGGACAGTATATACAGCGGATGCTCCGCACATGTGTCTGCTGGGCAGTAGGACGGGGACATGTACGGAAAAGGAGGCGTACCATGCGTGGTACCCTGCCTGTCAGGCAGTAACACTGGACCACACCAGTATAGGTGAATTAATTGACAGTCCTACTACCCTACCATCTGGCCCAGATAAGGTTACTCGCTTTATCAATGATAAAAAGTTTTCAAACTTACGTTTTAATATTTCCAGTACAGTTCTGTTGGTAGCAATATGCCAGACTGAGGGCCATTTCCTTCTCCTTGGTTGGGATAGGTGGGATGTCAAGTGCTGGAGATCCGGGCGGGCAGGTCCAGTAAGAGCTGCTACAAAAGGAAATGATGTTAAACTTGTCCGGCTGCGAATAAAATTACTTTTTAAAAGAAGATTACATGTGAGATCTAATTTTTTATCATTGCCTGTGCTCTCACCAATTTTCTGGGCGATTTTGTTTCATTATAGCTCGTGCTGTTGGTGAAATCAGAGATATCAATATAGGAAATAATTTCCTTTGCATCTGGCCAAGCGATGCAACTAAGCTATTCTCACCAATTTCATTAAATGCTTGATTAACAAACTTAGATTTTTCAACACTCGACTTAAAATCTTGttcaaagaatttttttttggtttgtaCTGAATGCAAGACTCCTACTTGTTAATATCTAGTTTGTCTTCGCAAGCTTTATAAGTCGTGTGGTTGTGGCATGGACACTGGCAACTTCCCGCCGCTTTACATTCGTACTTCTCCACCGACTCCGCGCTCTGAAAAAGATCAGCATGTGGCTGGATACGGCAAAGACAAATGCATGTGATATATACGATTGAGCCAAATAAAACCATTCTTTGACGTATCTTTTTCGAAATATTGTGTTGAAAGCTGAGCGTCAAGTACTCCGTTCATTTAGGCAAACCAAAAATGCTGAGTTCTGCATGTTTACCACAGCAAGCTGCATTGAGTACTTTTGATTGGCCTTTACGACCGGAAGTGAAAGTGCATGCAGGTAGTAAGATCTCGATTTCGACTGGGGGAACCAACATTGAGGAGAAGAataacagaagaagaaaatgatcgAAAAGCGGTTgaataggtacatgtatatcaagatTTCAATCGTATGCTTGGTCATTATCGTACCTTTGGTATGCAAGAACAAGGAGTCGCAATGCCTGAGTTTGTCAACTGTTTGACAACCAGGAAGATGTTGCTGGCTCGGACGGAGGCCACTTCATACTTTGGATCTGAATCTTTCATCTCAACGACGATTTTGGGGCCGATGTCGACCTGGAAAAGCAGATCAGTGAACTTCATTAC contains the following coding sequences:
- the LOC135492532 gene encoding uncharacterized protein LOC135492532 yields the protein MALYSQALVLFLIVLSSSGVFTASLKQNKYDSDEEEQINLHVKKVHIIFMNHLDAGFTDYIDNVINLYFTQYFTQAVQRAAELAEGDYVETFRYTTHPWLVSMYLDCPKHIHLLPGDKVKCPSAEDIEVFTQAVKLGFITWHAGPMNMQYEFLDGALLAHAFNLTLSLDARFNITRKYRTLSQRDVPGMTQAVIPVLVKQGIAAITVGVNAATSPPAVPRIFNWEYNGQSVLAMWHPGGYPNNPGRNPKSPGGLSAKDCVTVDGFDEAMCFAFRSDNQGPPQSMEEIFGYYEILRRQFPNAKLGASSLEDFTAAVMSANIKLPTIRNEIGDTWIQGIQSDPRKVAEMRAVMRGRAECIQNGMCSYEDPRFFNSSRLLLKTGEHTWGYHGLSDQINWDNTAFQTVKNSTEFKNNTLGWMAQRQFTYLAVDALSDHPLAENITKEFDDMKPSKPDLTDYHSDTILLYKCSNGIQVGFDETTGSLNQVADPLKQIEWASDKNGLAKFHYNTYNQTDFDAMQTAYINDGWFDLGIDKPNITQNAHPESKVWEPTLAEFYRKKGGKAVLPVDSPQVFH